The Swingsia samuiensis genome contains the following window.
CCTGTAAGAGCAAGTGCCTGACAGCGACATCCACCCCAATCTATTTCCTTACGTTCGCATGATCGGCAAGCCTCAGGCATCCAATCTGTGCCACGGAACATATTAAAGAGCTCTGACTCATTCCAGATGGACGCCAGGCTCTGATCTTTCACATTGGGAAATGTAACATCCGGTATTATTTCAGCCGCATGACACGGTAGAACTTTCCCCGCTGGCGTTATGTTAACAAATTTTTGCCCCCAACCACCCATGCATGGTTTAGGAACATCTGCATAATAATCAGGTGTTACATAATCAATTTGGAACCTGTTCTTTTTACGCTCAAGCTCAACGCTCTGCGTTGCCTGCTCCAACTGTGCGCGGGTCGGAAGAAGTTTATCCCGATTTTTGAGGCCCCAACCGTAATATTGAGTATGCGCGATTTCCACACGCCCAGCGTTTAACTCCGCTGCCAAGTCAAACATTTGAGGAATGCGTTCTATATTCTCTCTCTGAATAACAAAATTCAATGTCAGAGGAATGCCTGAAGCCTTTATTAAACGAGCGGCTTCAAGCTTCTTTGCTTGAGCTCCTTTTAATCCGCCAATCCTTTCTGCGCCTTCAACAGTCACATCTTGGAAAGACAGCTGAATATGATCTAACCCTGCTTCATCCAATATTTTTAATTTTCTCTCATCAAGAAAAACACCAGATGTGATCAAATTCGTATATAAGTTTAACTTCCGCGCTACGGAGATCAACTCAGGTAAGTCTGGTCGAGCCATAGGCTCTCCACCAGAAAAATGCACTTGCAGAACCCCCATATCCGCCGCCTGTTTTAAAACAGATATCCATTCCTCTTTGCTCAACTCCATTGCTTTTTTGTCTAACTCAAGCGGATTAGAGCAATAAGGGCAGGACAGGGGACACCTGTGAGTCAATTCAGCCAAAAGGCTCATAGGAGGCTGGATATGACCTGTCATGCGTATAAAACCCCTTTTTCTGCTAAGTCTGACAAAAGGGCATAAACATCACGGGAAATGACATCTGAAGGGGCAGAGAAATCTTCCGATAATTTCTTGACGATGCTCTCTATATCCCTTTCTCCATCAATAAGGTGAAGAATATGAGGAGCAGCCCCTTCCACAATAAAGGCTTTTTCTGGCGCTTGTATCAACCAAATATCACGCACACGATCATGTTGTAACCGATGACCGCGCTTGAACTTTAAAATACTCTTGCTTGATAGACTCATGGAACAAACGCACCGGGTGGAATTTTTCCATCCACATACGCGTAATCAAGAGCATCCAACATCGACCAAAGCACTGAGCACTTAAACTCCAATGCGCTTAAGACTTCCTGTTGTTGTTCTGGTGTGCGAGCATGCTCACGCACGTAAGCTAAGGCAAAGTCAGAATCTCTTGGGGCCTGTGTCAAACGTGGCGTAAAATAAGCCAATGTTTCTTCCGAAATAAAATCATAGTGGCGCAGCATTCCAGAAACACGCTCACTAATGATCTTGGGTGAAAATAATTCTGTTAAAGAAGAAGCAATCGCTGCCAAAATGGAGCGGTCTCTTACAAAATGTACATATGCATCTACCGCAAAGCGTGTTCCGGGCAACAACCCCTCTGTGCTCTGCACATAATCCCGATCAAGCCCCAAGCCATCTGTTAAAACCAACCAACGCTCAACACCTCCTGTGCCGGGGCCTGTTCCGTCATGATCTTCAATCCGCCGGCGCCATTCACGGCGCAGGTCTGTTGTCGGTAATCGGGCAAGGAGAGTTGCATCTTTGGCTGGAATTGAAGCCTGATAATAATATCGATTTAATGCCCACGCTTGAACTTGCTGCTTCGTTAAAAGACCATCATGCAATTTCCGATGGAATGGATGCCGATTATGATACCGTTCGGCACCAATCTGGCGCAAACGTTCTTCAAGCTGATCTGGTGTTAGAAGCGTCATATACTTTACCCTAAATTAAAACTCATTCCATCTTCAGATACGACCCAACCCGCCTTCTCGACAGTTTTTCGCTCCGGACTTTCCTCCAGCAAAATGGGGTTAGAGTTGTTGATATGTATCAAGACTTTACGCGGTTTTTTGCAGTCCGCAAACTTCATCATTGGGCCATCTGCATCATGAACAGAAACATGCCCCATGCGCTGGCCTGTTTTCGGACTTAGCCCAGCGCGAATCATTTCATCATCCTGCCAGAGCGTGCCATCAAAGAACAGCAAATCTGCCTCTCTGGCACGCTCGACCAAGTCTGGCTTTATTTCAGCACATCCCGGAACAAATAAAACCGTTTTTGTCCCATCTGTGAATGAAAGACCTAAAGTTTCGTCTGGGTTTGATCCTTCAGCCTCAGCATACAGAGGTGCTTTGCCAGGAACAGCAAAAGCTTCCATTTTTAAGCCAGAATCACTGCCATCTTTATGTTTTAAGGCAATAGTCTCATTTAACTTTAATGCAACACGCGGAACAATCTCTGGATTTACGGCCGTAAATATTGGATTTTCCGCTAATTGAGCCAATGTCGAATCGCTACCCATTAACGTAAACGGCTCACGCTCACGTAATGTCAGAAGCCCTGTAATGGCATCAATTTCACCATTCGTTAAAATAACACTCTGAATAGGTGTCCCTCGCAAACTCCCGGTATGGTGTAAGGCCGGGGTTTGAAGAATCTGCTGCCGCAAATCAGGAGCAGCATTTAAAATGAACCACCTTTTTCCACCATCTCCGCTAATCGCAACTGATGCTTGTGTCCGGGCATGCGCTCCTCGTCCAGAACGAGCGGCTAAACAACCCGCCGCGGCTGAGTTCCACTGCGGAAAGCCACCACCAGCGGCAGATCCCAACACAATAACATCAATCATTTATCTCAAAACCACTTTATGTATTCTACCACGAAAAACGGCCGCCCTAAACAAGGCGGCCGTTTCTTCTTCTACCATAAAAAGAAGATTACTTCTTTTCACCGCAGACATAAGAGTTAATTTCAGCCCCTAGAGGGATTTCTGTAACCTTAGGTGTGTTCCAAGCCATAACAGCCTCCTACTCATAAAACTGGATGAGGTATTCCTCTTCCAAAGTTACAGTTATTGTGTGCTTTCTTATTGTTAGATTTCAAGTCTTTTTTTATAAAACACTTAACTGTGTTTTATAAAAGGAGCTCTTCAGCATGCTACACCCATCCCGACGTGGTGTCTGTCTGGTTATTTCTGCTCCTTCGGGCGCAGGAAAATCTACAATCGCCAATGCTCTGCGAGCATCTGAACCTGCTCTAAAAAACTCTATTTCTGTAACAACACGTAACCCTCGCCCCGGTGAAGTGGACGGTGTTCATTATCACTTCCGAAGCATGGAAGCGTTTCGCACGATGGCAAACAATGGGGAGCTTCTAGAGTGGGCCGAAGTTTTTGGGCGTGGATATGGTACGCCACGCGCTCCGGTAGAAGAAGCGTTGACCCAAGGCTATGACATGGTCTTCGATATCGACTGGCAAGGCCATCGCTTATTAAAAAAAGCGCTTCCATCCGACGTCGTCAGTATATTTGTTTTACCCCCTTCCATCGAAGAGCTAGAGCGCCGCTTATGCAACAGAAACTCTGACGACCAAGCCGAAATCGCAAAACGTATGCAAGCTGCATTCGATGAAATTTCTCACTGGCATGAATTTGACCACACGGTCATTAATTCAGACCTTGATACAGCCATATCCCAAGCCAAATCCATACTAACCGCGGCTCGTTTGTCGACTGCACGGCAAAAAAACCTCTTCCATTTTATAGATTCCTTTAAAAAGTAAATCCCTTTCTTCGTTCTTTCCAAATTAGACATTTGGGAGGATCATCTCTTCATGATATGCAATTCTATTCACGCCTATGATTGCGGACAGCAAGGATCAATACCGTCATGACAGCGCCTCAGAATGATATGGATAATACATCATCTCCTCTCATTCTTGCCCTTCCGAAAGGTCGTATTCTTAAAGCGCTCATTCCTGTTCTAAAGCGCACAGGAATAGAACCAGATCCTGACTGTCTTGATGAAAGCAGCCGTCGGCTAAGATTTAAAACATCCCACCCCAACTTAGATGTAGTTCGTGTTCGTTCCTTCGATGTGGCAACCTTTGTGGCCTATGGAGGCGCACATATTGGAGTCTGTGGTGCCGATGTCCTTATGGAGTTTGACTATCCTGATATTTACGCTCCGTTAGACCTTGGAATTGGTGCATGTCGTATTTCTGTCGCACGCCCCAAAGATGAAAAAGAAGACCCGGCAAAAGCACAATCCAGAATACGAGTTGCCACAAAATACCCAACCATCGCCCGGAAGCACTTCGCCTCTCAGGCCATTAATGCTGAGATCGTCCATCTTCATGGTGCCATGGAACTTGCACCAACTTTAGATCTTGCCAGCGTCATTGTTGATCTTGTCGATACAGGTTCAACACTCCGGGCCAATGGCTTGATGGAAACGGAAACCATTGCTGAAATCACCAGTCGTCTCATCGTCAATCGTGTCGCTTTAAAAACACGTTCAGAAGAAATCAGCGCATTAATTGAACGCTTTCGAGCATCTTTATCTGAGGAAAACATTTCCTTATGAAACGATTATCTACTTCCGACTCTCACTTCAAAACACAATTCGCCTCACTCCTTGCCAACAGAGGAAATGATGAGCGGCGCGTTGTAGAACCCGTCCGAAACATTCTGGACGATGTAAGGACAAGAGGCGATGTAGCCCTTTGTGATTATACAGCGCGCTTTGATCGACTAACGCTTACCCCTGAACAGTTACGTATTAGCGCGGAAGAAATCCGCTCAGAAGCGGCCCGTGTCTCTTCTGAGTTAATGGATGCTCTTAAACTTGCAGCCAAGCGTATCGAGGCATTTCATAAAGCTCAAATACCTCAAGATATCGATTTTACAGACGATCAAGGAATTCGTCTGGGAATGCGCTGGACAGCTCTTGATGCTGTTGGCCTTTACGTTCCGGGAGGGAAAGCCGCTTATCCTTCCTCTGTGCTCATGAATGCTCTGCCAGCAAAAGTCGCTGGTGTTAAGCGGATCGCAATGTGCGTTCCAACACCTGATGGTGTCTTAAACCCGCTCGTCTTAGCCGCTGCACATTTATGTGGTGTGGATGAAATATATCGCGTTGGGGGAGCGCAAGCCGTCGGAGCTATGGCTTATGGCACTCATCAGATTGCTCCGGTTGATCGCATTGTTGGGCCAGGCAATGCATTTGTCGCCGAAGCAAAAAGACAGGTTTTTGGTCATGTCGGCATTGATAGCATCGCTGGGCCATCTGAGGTCGTCGTTGTAGCAGATGAAAATAACGACCCACGCCTTGTCGCTATTGATCTTCTGGCTCAGGCTGAACATGACGAACAGGCACAATCTATTCTTATTACAACACACTCGGCCTTCGCGGAGGCTGTTGGAAATGCCGTTCTGAACGAATTAAAAACTCTCCCTCGCAGCAAAATTGCCTCCCAAAGCTGGGAAAATCATGGAGCGATTATTGTTGTTAAAAACCTTGATGAAGCAGCTGATATCGTCAATCAACTTGCACCTGAACATCTAGAAATTCTTCTTGATGAGCCACGCCTCTTCAGTGAGAATATTCGTCACGCTGGTGCGATTTTTATGGGCCGTTATTGCCCTGAAGCCTTAGGCGATTATGTTGGTGGCCCGAACCACGTTCTACCAACGAGCCGTACAGCCCGCTTTGCTTCTGGGCTTTCTGTGTTTGACTTTATCAAAAGAACAACAAGCATCGAGACTAACCGCAATGGCTTAAAAGCTATTGGCCCAGCAGGTGTCTCTTTGGCAAAAGCTGAGGGATTAGACGCACATGCGCTTAGTCTCTCACTACGGCTTGATAATTAAAAATAACCAAGATGATCGTCTTTTCCCTCCAATAAGACTACCATCTTGGTCTCTCATACTTGCTTTTTGGAGCTTTTTGAGAAACAAAGACCGTTCAATAGCTTGACGTTTGCCATAAGAATCCGCACATAGCTGAACTGTTTTCTGGCTCTCGCCGGGGCCTATGTTATAAATTGAGTCTTATTATCCGTCTTTGAAGCAAGGATTTCTATGTCAAAAGAAGACCTCATCGAATTTACTGGTACTGTTACCGAACTTCTCCCTAACGCCATGTTTCGTGTTACTCTGGATAACGAACACACCATTCTTGCCCACACGAGTGGGAAAATGCGCAAAAACCGTATTCGTGTTTTAGCAGGTGACCGCGTTAACGTTGAAATGACACCTTACGACCTAACCAAAGGCCGGATTACATTCCGCTTCAAATAAGACGCCTCATGGCACCCTCCCAGTCTTCGCTTTCTGATGTAGAGCCAATGGATCGCCCCGAGCTCATTTTAGCTTCTGCTTCTCCGCGACGGCTTACTCTTTTGAAGCAAATTGGCATTACTCCTGATCATATCATCAGCGCAGATCTGGATGAGGAGCCGCGCCCCGGTGAACTCCCTCGTGAATTGGCACGACGTCTTGCCAAAGCAAAAGCAGAAGCAATTGCTCAGACGCAGGCACATCGCAAAGCATTGATCATCGGTGCAGATACCGTTGTTTCATTGGGCCGTCGTATTCTTCCAAAAGCTGAGAACGAAGAAACGGCTCGTGCGTGTTTGCGTCTTTTATCCGGTCGAAAACACAAAGTTATTACGTCTGTCTTTCTATGCCCTACCTCAGCGTGGCCTGATGGTCTTTCCAACGAACGAGTTGTTGAAACAGCCGTCACGTTCAATCGCCTTACCCATCAACAAATTGACCATTTAATTGCTTTGGGTGATTGGGAAGGGAAGGCTGGTGGTTATGCTATACAAGGCGCTGCTGCCTCACATATTAGGCAAATTGGGGGCAGTTACTCTGCTGTTGTTGGACTGCCTCTCTTTGAAACAGCTCAACTTCTTCGCTCTCAACCTCGACATCAAACAACGTGGACCGTGTGATTGAGATTCGTGCTGCTTGCTCCCCAGGCGAATTACGCATTGCTGCAATTGAGAATGACACTTTTCTCTATGCAGGGCTTTGGCGCCTAGGGCAGCCAGATGGATTTGATGATTGGCATATTGTCCGGATCCAAACGATAGCACCAGCCTTAGGGGGTGCCTTTGTCACACTTTTTAATGGGCAAAGTGGCTTTCTATCTTCACGAAAGCTTATGACAGAAGGGGCCCTTGTTAGTGCTCGCGTTACTCGATCAGCTCAGAATGGAAAGGGGTTACGCCTTAGGCCTGCTGAAGATCCACCTTCATCTTTTCATGAACCAGCCTTAATTCAGCATGGAATGTCTCCTCTTGAAGAGGTGGCAAACCGTTTTCAAGACGCAACTATTTTTGTTGATGATGCGGCCATAGCAGCCCGACTTCCTTTACATCTCAGACCTCGTATAAAAACTTGTCTTAATGCTTTCGATTCAACCATTGAGACTGAATTTGATGAGCTCGGGTCAAATACGGTTGACCTAGGCTTAATGACAGCCAGTATTTTCCCAACACCCGCTCTTGTTGCCATCGATCTCGACAGCCATAAAAACCCAGATTTTAAAAGTAATGTTTCTTCCTTTGCGCCGCTGTCACGCCAAATAGCTTTAAGAAATTTGTCTGGTACACTCTTAATTGATCCTGCTGGTGTCAAAACACGTAAACGCTCAGCTCTTGTAAGTTTTTTACAAGACGCCATGAAAGATGACCCTCTTAAACCAAACGTTTTAGGAGTAACGCCCTCTGGTCTTCTTGAAATAACCCGTCCACGAAAACGCCCGCCTCTTCATGAACTTTTAACTTCGCCTCACGGGCAAGCACTTAATATCTTACGACACATTCTTCGAGAAAATCGTTCTGGAACAAAGTTAACAGCTTCTATTCCTCTTATTACAGCCCTAGAAAACGATCCGCTTGCACTAAAAGACTTTATCTCGCGTCGTGCAAGCCCTATTGAGCTTGCTATAAATCCGAATGCTGCTCCAACAGAATGGAGGCTATCATGAATTCTCGATGCCCGATTTGCCATCAACAGACCGAACCAAAGTTTCGACCTTTCTGCTCCCAACATTGCGCCAATGTTGACCTCGGTCGGTGGTTTAATGGAAATTACCGTGTCCCTTCATTCAGACAGGATAATGAAGAAGAAACTGAAGATTATAACGAAAGATAGGGTTGATCATTCTTTTAATATAAGCTAAACGCTTCTCACAACAGCAGGTTATACGCCTTCTTTGAGATGTGCCCAAGTAGCTCAGTTGGTAGAGCATGCGACTGAAAATCGCAGTGTCGGTGGTTCGATCCCGCCCTTGGGCACCATTCTATCTCCCGTATTTTTTGTATTTTCAGCAGTTAATTATTGCTTAATTGCTGTTTCTTTTCTCCCCTGACATAACTAATTTGATTATTAAATCTTATTACGTTTCAGGATTTCGTTAATGAAAAAGCGTCCACTGGGTCTCACAGATATCTTAGTCAGTGAAATCTGCTTAGGTACCATGACTTTCGGCCAACAAAACACAGAAGCTGAAGGGCATGAGCAACTGGATTTTGCTCTTGATCATGGTATCAACTTTATTGATACCGCTGAGCTTTATTCTATTCCCCCAAAAGCGGAAACCTATGGTTCAACAGAAACGATTATCGGCTCTTGGCTAAAAAAACGCGGCAATCGTGACAAGCTAATTATCGCAAGTAAGGTTGTTGGAAGGAGCAAATCTCCTTGGTTTCGTCCAAATGGGGAAGAAGCTCGTCTAACACCTTCTCAGATTCGTTATGCTCTAGAAAACTCCCTAAAACGACTACAGACTGATTATATTGACCTTTACCAGCTTCATTGGCCGGATCGAAATATTGGCTTATTTGGGGAAGGTGGAACCACCTTTTATGATATTCCACATGATAAAAACGAGGTTCCTATTGAAGAAACTTTAGGCGCCTTAGGCGACCTTGTTCAAGAAGGAAAAATACGCCATGTTGGATTATCAAATGAAACAGCGTGGGGAACATCGCAGTTTTTAGAGAACTCCAAAACAAAAAATCTTCCTCGAGTAGTTTCAATCCAAAACGCTTATAATCTTATCAACCGCACCTTTGAGATCGGGCTTGCGGAAATGTCTCTTCGTGAAAAGGTTGGATTATTGGCCTATTCACCTCTCGCTCAAGGCTATCTGACTGGGAAGTACTTGAATGGCGCTCGCCCTGCAGGGGCTCGAACCACCTTATTTGATCGTGGACAACGCTACCAAAAGCCCAGCGTGGATGAGGCAATTAAAGCATATCACCAACTTGCGCTCGCAGAAAATATTGACCCTGTCCAACTTGCTATTGCTTTTGTAACGTCTCGTCCGTTTGTTACATCAAATATCATTGGAGCGACGAGTATTGAACAATTAAAGGTCATTTTAGGAGCAAGTTCTGTAAAAATAACCCCCGAACTAGAAGAGAAAATAAACGCAATCCATCAGGTTTATTCTAATCCAGCGCCTTAAAGGGTGCTGGCACGTTCAGTTCACCGTGTTAAACGGCGCGGATGAACAAGCCCACAGTACGTTACAAATGGCATCGCTTTCCACGTGAGTTAATTGCGCACGCAGTGTGGCTGTATTTCCGTTTTCCATTGAGCTTTCGCTTGATTGAAGAAATGGCTCGAACGTGGGATTGTGGTGTCATTTGTAACGATCCGTCGGCTGCAGCCTGAAATTTGGTATGGCTTATGCACGTCGTTTAAAACGCAAAGTCGCCAAACCTGGAGATGTATGGCATCTCGACGAAGTGAGGATCGTAAGTAAAGGAAAGCCTCATTGGCTATGACGTGCTGTAGACCAAGACGGCTATATCCTTGATGAAATCTTACAGACACGGCGCAATACCAAAGCCGCTAACGTCTATGCTCTCATACGACACAGTCATCGTATCCAAGCCTTAGCTCAGTGGAATACTGCAACTTCTCTCACAGCATAAAGTCACTCAAATCCACACACACTCAAACCAAAAAACTTGATGTAACAGCACCGTCAGTAAACGCTGAGCAGCTTTAGTATTGCGCCGTGTCTGTAAGATTTCATCAAGGATATAACCGTCTTGGTCTACAGCTTCCCATCAAGCTTAAAGATATACCACCCCCCTCTATGAGCAGCTTCATAATGATCAATGGAGTAATGATGAAGGTGAGCCCACAGTATAAGTAAAGGAGAATGCAAAACTGGAAAGACTATCATCCAAAGAATAGAAAAAATAAAAAGGAAACTTTCCACAGGCTGTGATTTTTTATTATTTCTAATTACCGCTATAATCATAGCTAAATCCAAAAAAACAAAACCATATCCTCCTAATAATCCAGTTTCTACACTAGATTCTTTTACAAAATTATTTTTTCCATCCAATTTTAACAAATCTGGAATTGTTAGGTATTTATTTATCAAAATTGATAAAA
Protein-coding sequences here:
- the pqqE gene encoding pyrroloquinoline quinone biosynthesis protein PqqE, with product MTGHIQPPMSLLAELTHRCPLSCPYCSNPLELDKKAMELSKEEWISVLKQAADMGVLQVHFSGGEPMARPDLPELISVARKLNLYTNLITSGVFLDERKLKILDEAGLDHIQLSFQDVTVEGAERIGGLKGAQAKKLEAARLIKASGIPLTLNFVIQRENIERIPQMFDLAAELNAGRVEIAHTQYYGWGLKNRDKLLPTRAQLEQATQSVELERKKNRFQIDYVTPDYYADVPKPCMGGWGQKFVNITPAGKVLPCHAAEIIPDVTFPNVKDQSLASIWNESELFNMFRGTDWMPEACRSCERKEIDWGGCRCQALALTGSAKNMDPVCVQSPFHNVVEKATEEQGDRELIYRRF
- the pqqD gene encoding pyrroloquinoline quinone biosynthesis peptide chaperone PqqD; translated protein: MSLSSKSILKFKRGHRLQHDRVRDIWLIQAPEKAFIVEGAAPHILHLIDGERDIESIVKKLSEDFSAPSDVISRDVYALLSDLAEKGVLYA
- the pqqC gene encoding pyrroloquinoline-quinone synthase PqqC, coding for MTLLTPDQLEERLRQIGAERYHNRHPFHRKLHDGLLTKQQVQAWALNRYYYQASIPAKDATLLARLPTTDLRREWRRRIEDHDGTGPGTGGVERWLVLTDGLGLDRDYVQSTEGLLPGTRFAVDAYVHFVRDRSILAAIASSLTELFSPKIISERVSGMLRHYDFISEETLAYFTPRLTQAPRDSDFALAYVREHARTPEQQQEVLSALEFKCSVLWSMLDALDYAYVDGKIPPGAFVP
- the pqqB gene encoding pyrroloquinoline quinone biosynthesis protein PqqB; this translates as MIDVIVLGSAAGGGFPQWNSAAAGCLAARSGRGAHARTQASVAISGDGGKRWFILNAAPDLRQQILQTPALHHTGSLRGTPIQSVILTNGEIDAITGLLTLREREPFTLMGSDSTLAQLAENPIFTAVNPEIVPRVALKLNETIALKHKDGSDSGLKMEAFAVPGKAPLYAEAEGSNPDETLGLSFTDGTKTVLFVPGCAEIKPDLVERAREADLLFFDGTLWQDDEMIRAGLSPKTGQRMGHVSVHDADGPMMKFADCKKPRKVLIHINNSNPILLEESPERKTVEKAGWVVSEDGMSFNLG
- the pqqA gene encoding pyrroloquinoline quinone precursor peptide PqqA, whose translation is MAWNTPKVTEIPLGAEINSYVCGEKK
- the gmk gene encoding guanylate kinase — protein: MLHPSRRGVCLVISAPSGAGKSTIANALRASEPALKNSISVTTRNPRPGEVDGVHYHFRSMEAFRTMANNGELLEWAEVFGRGYGTPRAPVEEALTQGYDMVFDIDWQGHRLLKKALPSDVVSIFVLPPSIEELERRLCNRNSDDQAEIAKRMQAAFDEISHWHEFDHTVINSDLDTAISQAKSILTAARLSTARQKNLFHFIDSFKK
- the hisG gene encoding ATP phosphoribosyltransferase, yielding MTAPQNDMDNTSSPLILALPKGRILKALIPVLKRTGIEPDPDCLDESSRRLRFKTSHPNLDVVRVRSFDVATFVAYGGAHIGVCGADVLMEFDYPDIYAPLDLGIGACRISVARPKDEKEDPAKAQSRIRVATKYPTIARKHFASQAINAEIVHLHGAMELAPTLDLASVIVDLVDTGSTLRANGLMETETIAEITSRLIVNRVALKTRSEEISALIERFRASLSEENISL
- the hisD gene encoding histidinol dehydrogenase; this translates as MKRLSTSDSHFKTQFASLLANRGNDERRVVEPVRNILDDVRTRGDVALCDYTARFDRLTLTPEQLRISAEEIRSEAARVSSELMDALKLAAKRIEAFHKAQIPQDIDFTDDQGIRLGMRWTALDAVGLYVPGGKAAYPSSVLMNALPAKVAGVKRIAMCVPTPDGVLNPLVLAAAHLCGVDEIYRVGGAQAVGAMAYGTHQIAPVDRIVGPGNAFVAEAKRQVFGHVGIDSIAGPSEVVVVADENNDPRLVAIDLLAQAEHDEQAQSILITTHSAFAEAVGNAVLNELKTLPRSKIASQSWENHGAIIVVKNLDEAADIVNQLAPEHLEILLDEPRLFSENIRHAGAIFMGRYCPEALGDYVGGPNHVLPTSRTARFASGLSVFDFIKRTTSIETNRNGLKAIGPAGVSLAKAEGLDAHALSLSLRLDN
- the infA gene encoding translation initiation factor IF-1, translating into MSKEDLIEFTGTVTELLPNAMFRVTLDNEHTILAHTSGKMRKNRIRVLAGDRVNVEMTPYDLTKGRITFRFK
- a CDS encoding Maf family protein — encoded protein: MAPSQSSLSDVEPMDRPELILASASPRRLTLLKQIGITPDHIISADLDEEPRPGELPRELARRLAKAKAEAIAQTQAHRKALIIGADTVVSLGRRILPKAENEETARACLRLLSGRKHKVITSVFLCPTSAWPDGLSNERVVETAVTFNRLTHQQIDHLIALGDWEGKAGGYAIQGAAASHIRQIGGSYSAVVGLPLFETAQLLRSQPRHQTTWTV
- a CDS encoding ribonuclease E/G, with protein sequence MIEIRAACSPGELRIAAIENDTFLYAGLWRLGQPDGFDDWHIVRIQTIAPALGGAFVTLFNGQSGFLSSRKLMTEGALVSARVTRSAQNGKGLRLRPAEDPPSSFHEPALIQHGMSPLEEVANRFQDATIFVDDAAIAARLPLHLRPRIKTCLNAFDSTIETEFDELGSNTVDLGLMTASIFPTPALVAIDLDSHKNPDFKSNVSSFAPLSRQIALRNLSGTLLIDPAGVKTRKRSALVSFLQDAMKDDPLKPNVLGVTPSGLLEITRPRKRPPLHELLTSPHGQALNILRHILRENRSGTKLTASIPLITALENDPLALKDFISRRASPIELAINPNAAPTEWRLS
- a CDS encoding DNA gyrase inhibitor YacG, with amino-acid sequence MNSRCPICHQQTEPKFRPFCSQHCANVDLGRWFNGNYRVPSFRQDNEEETEDYNER
- a CDS encoding aldo/keto reductase, with protein sequence MKKRPLGLTDILVSEICLGTMTFGQQNTEAEGHEQLDFALDHGINFIDTAELYSIPPKAETYGSTETIIGSWLKKRGNRDKLIIASKVVGRSKSPWFRPNGEEARLTPSQIRYALENSLKRLQTDYIDLYQLHWPDRNIGLFGEGGTTFYDIPHDKNEVPIEETLGALGDLVQEGKIRHVGLSNETAWGTSQFLENSKTKNLPRVVSIQNAYNLINRTFEIGLAEMSLREKVGLLAYSPLAQGYLTGKYLNGARPAGARTTLFDRGQRYQKPSVDEAIKAYHQLALAENIDPVQLAIAFVTSRPFVTSNIIGATSIEQLKVILGASSVKITPELEEKINAIHQVYSNPAP